In one Thermodesulfobium acidiphilum genomic region, the following are encoded:
- a CDS encoding NTF2-like N-terminal transpeptidase domain-containing protein, which produces MRNLLLFLVISFVILLFQSSSFAGPESNPSLEGTVIFTHGTATDALKDYFSDWMKGDYDKMYQYLLKGDKKIISKDTFVSEFKKAEAGGLRLVSFKLSKAVFKTARGYAEINAKITFTENNQKFDIVKTITMYVEDNEWRLSSIPIYFPGSPSSMLPD; this is translated from the coding sequence ATGAGAAATTTACTTTTATTTTTAGTTATTTCCTTTGTTATTCTGCTTTTCCAAAGTAGTTCATTTGCCGGACCTGAATCAAATCCAAGCCTAGAAGGAACAGTAATTTTTACACATGGTACAGCTACAGATGCGCTAAAGGATTACTTTTCTGATTGGATGAAGGGTGATTATGATAAAATGTATCAGTATCTTTTAAAAGGTGATAAAAAGATAATTTCTAAGGATACCTTTGTAAGCGAATTTAAAAAGGCCGAAGCTGGTGGCTTAAGGCTTGTATCTTTTAAATTATCAAAAGCAGTATTTAAAACTGCCAGAGGTTATGCTGAAATTAATGCGAAGATTACATTTACCGAGAACAATCAAAAATTTGATATAGTTAAGACTATAACAATGTATGTAGAAGATAATGAGTGGAGACTCTCTTCGATCCCAATTTATTTCCCTGGATCACCAAGCTCAATGTTACCAGATTAA
- the amrA gene encoding AmmeMemoRadiSam system protein A, giving the protein MHPYVQLAKEAVELWVKEHKKPDKDVKKSPLFERKSACFCTIYKNKELRGCIGTIFPLHDSLYEEIIENAISAATRDPRFEPVRVEELNLLEYKVDVLSEISPVKDLNKLNPKINGIIVKQGSKQALLLPDLEGVDSVEDQIRIVKMKAGIFNDLPCEYFTFTVERYS; this is encoded by the coding sequence ATGCACCCTTATGTTCAGCTTGCTAAGGAAGCTGTAGAGCTCTGGGTAAAAGAACATAAAAAACCTGATAAGGATGTTAAAAAATCTCCGCTATTTGAAAGAAAGAGTGCATGCTTTTGCACGATTTATAAAAATAAAGAGTTAAGAGGATGTATTGGTACTATATTTCCCTTGCATGATTCTCTATACGAAGAGATAATAGAAAACGCAATAAGCGCAGCAACTAGGGATCCAAGGTTTGAACCAGTTAGGGTTGAAGAGCTAAACTTATTAGAATATAAAGTAGATGTCTTGTCTGAAATTTCTCCTGTGAAGGACTTAAACAAATTGAACCCGAAAATAAACGGAATTATAGTGAAACAAGGTTCTAAGCAAGCCTTACTCCTTCCTGATTTAGAGGGCGTTGATAGCGTAGAGGATCAAATTAGAATAGTTAAGATGAAGGCGGGCATATTTAATGATTTACCATGTGAGTACTTTACTTTTACCGTTGAGAGATATTCGTGA
- a CDS encoding DMT family transporter, translating to MSIGYLFISLSCVLWGLLGPVAELLYESGFNANDVVFFRLFGVFLIGFIPLFKDIGYLYSKRLFYPLLLFALFTIIEWFSFFTSVKLNGIFISVLLLYTAPFFITLFAKYFFKEKLTKWLIFCIFLGFLGIILLFASSYDNSSQNPGITMVFGLISGISYAINSMFGKYFSNYILPFKLTLYRFSAATLIYFPFIGFNMFFRTYTFSNLVEIFYLIFFPGILAYFLFYYGLSMVEISKAAVFTFIEPLVGSFVAIVFFKESLGYKLFGAFFICLGIFGTLINPLLSYRKVNWLNGKK from the coding sequence ATGAGCATTGGTTATCTTTTTATTTCATTGAGCTGTGTATTGTGGGGTCTTTTAGGACCTGTTGCAGAGCTTTTGTATGAATCTGGCTTTAACGCTAATGATGTTGTTTTTTTTAGGCTATTTGGAGTATTCTTAATAGGGTTTATACCTCTTTTTAAGGATATTGGCTATTTATATTCAAAGAGACTATTTTACCCGCTTCTTTTGTTTGCTCTATTTACTATTATTGAATGGTTTTCTTTTTTCACCTCGGTTAAGTTGAATGGAATATTTATTTCAGTATTGCTTTTATATACTGCACCCTTTTTTATTACTTTATTTGCAAAATATTTTTTTAAGGAAAAATTAACAAAGTGGCTAATATTTTGTATTTTTTTAGGCTTTTTAGGCATTATTTTACTTTTTGCTTCAAGTTATGATAATAGCAGTCAAAATCCAGGCATAACAATGGTTTTTGGATTAATTTCAGGAATTTCATATGCAATAAATAGTATGTTTGGAAAATATTTTTCAAATTATATTTTACCCTTTAAGCTTACTCTATACCGATTTTCAGCTGCAACTCTAATTTACTTCCCATTTATAGGTTTTAATATGTTTTTTAGAACGTATACTTTTTCTAACTTAGTAGAAATTTTTTATTTGATATTTTTTCCAGGCATTCTAGCTTATTTTTTATTTTATTATGGATTGAGTATGGTTGAGATATCAAAAGCTGCTGTTTTTACATTTATAGAGCCTCTTGTTGGTAGTTTTGTTGCAATAGTATTCTTTAAAGAGTCACTAGGCTATAAACTCTTTGGAGCCTTCTTTATATGTTTAGGAATTTTTGGAACGTTGATAAATCCACTTTTGTCATATAGAAAAGTTAATTGGCTAAATGGAAAAAAGTAA
- the pheT gene encoding phenylalanine--tRNA ligase subunit beta: MKVSLSWLSEILEESLDERIVSDILQSSGIEVEQIDEVKTDFNKVVIGRIINHEKHPDANRLFVVDVDLGREVKRIVTAATNLSVGDIVPVALHGSRLSTGTVIKKTKLRGILSEGMFCSPNELGFGKDHSGIMILNDEKFQIGSDLASILGEKDYVLDLSIPANRPDLMSVVGVAREIGAKLRLMVKIKDFECKYSNDLSPIKVRIDFPEGCMVYLGQWIEGVTIKPSSPFVAERLKKVGIRPINNVVDCTNYVMFLLGHPLHAFDMNKINKRVIVRRAFDDESLALLDGSEVILNENDIVIADESGPIGLAGIMGAGNSEISSTTTDVFLEAAIFNHINIRRTSRRLGIRTEASIRFEKGLYWKDVSEIISFASKMIASTSGGILHKKIEIDGKLPESSKEIFLVPEKVNYMLGTTFSKTDIQESLQKLGFKVECKDRLFKVTSPTYRLDIKEAEDLVEEVARFQGFEKIPSTLPGEPMPGFLPKRIELINRIKSYFANNGFTESISDSLISMEDVLKTNTISMQDTDKATFIEDRVIKVLSALSEEHSVLRTSMLEPLTMLLKRHLNRQIYDISFFEVGKVFKKVNNSFSEENLLGVIATGKRQLDPWRLYVEDKNWSFYPFKGIFENFFRSFGIIDWEISSDVSYVFHPSISCSFVVKDKKVLEIGEVNPRILHNWEINQTLFYAQLFIDKFLDLLEFKNTKHVFSVFPAATRDISILVSKEIFYSKIRNEIKMLNCPILENITILDVYQGKGIPEDMKSITLSLRFRSEEKTLSNEEITEWIEKIIKKLKDSLGIQIRSVNN; this comes from the coding sequence TTGAAAGTCTCTCTGTCATGGCTAAGCGAAATTCTTGAAGAATCTTTAGATGAACGTATTGTTTCAGATATATTACAAAGTTCAGGCATAGAAGTAGAACAAATAGACGAAGTAAAAACCGATTTTAATAAGGTAGTAATTGGAAGGATTATTAATCACGAAAAACATCCTGATGCAAATAGACTTTTTGTTGTAGACGTGGATCTTGGAAGGGAAGTTAAAAGAATTGTAACAGCCGCAACTAATTTAAGTGTTGGTGATATTGTACCCGTTGCTCTTCACGGTTCAAGACTATCAACTGGTACTGTGATAAAAAAAACAAAACTAAGGGGAATTTTATCAGAGGGGATGTTTTGCTCCCCTAATGAGTTGGGTTTTGGGAAAGATCATTCTGGTATTATGATTTTAAATGATGAAAAGTTTCAGATAGGATCAGATCTGGCGTCTATCTTGGGCGAGAAAGATTATGTGCTTGATCTCTCGATTCCTGCAAATAGGCCCGATCTGATGAGCGTTGTTGGCGTTGCAAGGGAGATTGGTGCTAAATTAAGGTTAATGGTTAAAATTAAAGATTTTGAGTGTAAATATTCTAACGATCTCTCTCCTATTAAGGTTAGAATTGACTTTCCAGAAGGTTGTATGGTTTATTTAGGTCAGTGGATTGAAGGTGTAACAATTAAACCATCTTCACCCTTTGTAGCTGAAAGGTTAAAAAAAGTTGGTATAAGACCAATTAATAATGTTGTGGATTGTACGAACTATGTAATGTTTCTTCTTGGACACCCTTTGCATGCATTTGATATGAATAAAATAAACAAAAGAGTTATTGTAAGGCGTGCATTTGATGATGAAAGCCTGGCATTATTAGATGGATCAGAAGTTATATTAAATGAAAATGATATAGTAATTGCAGACGAATCAGGCCCAATAGGTCTTGCAGGAATAATGGGAGCTGGTAACTCGGAAATATCAAGTACTACAACTGATGTCTTTCTTGAAGCGGCTATCTTTAACCATATAAACATTCGAAGGACATCGAGAAGATTGGGTATTAGAACTGAAGCTTCTATTAGGTTTGAAAAGGGTCTATATTGGAAAGATGTATCTGAAATAATATCCTTTGCTTCTAAAATGATAGCATCGACTTCAGGGGGTATTTTACACAAAAAGATTGAAATTGATGGAAAATTACCTGAAAGTTCAAAAGAGATTTTTCTGGTTCCTGAGAAAGTTAATTATATGCTAGGAACAACCTTTTCTAAGACTGATATTCAGGAATCTCTTCAAAAACTTGGCTTTAAAGTAGAGTGTAAAGATAGATTATTTAAGGTAACCAGTCCTACTTATAGATTGGACATTAAAGAGGCGGAAGATTTAGTTGAAGAAGTTGCAAGATTTCAAGGATTTGAAAAAATCCCATCTACTTTACCGGGTGAACCTATGCCTGGTTTTTTGCCCAAAAGGATAGAACTTATTAATAGAATTAAGAGTTATTTTGCAAACAATGGCTTTACAGAATCAATTAGCGATAGTTTAATATCTATGGAAGACGTTTTAAAAACAAACACAATTTCAATGCAGGATACAGATAAAGCAACTTTTATTGAAGATAGAGTTATAAAAGTTTTGTCTGCACTTTCTGAAGAACATAGTGTTTTAAGGACTTCAATGCTAGAACCCTTAACAATGCTTTTAAAAAGACATTTGAATAGACAAATTTATGATATTTCCTTTTTTGAAGTAGGAAAGGTATTTAAAAAAGTAAACAACTCCTTTTCAGAAGAAAACCTTTTAGGTGTAATTGCTACAGGTAAAAGACAATTAGATCCATGGAGATTATATGTTGAAGATAAGAATTGGTCTTTTTATCCATTTAAAGGGATTTTTGAGAATTTCTTTAGATCTTTTGGAATAATAGATTGGGAAATTTCTTCTGATGTAAGCTATGTATTTCATCCATCTATTTCATGTTCATTTGTAGTTAAAGATAAGAAGGTATTAGAGATAGGTGAAGTTAATCCGAGAATTTTACATAATTGGGAAATAAATCAAACACTTTTTTATGCGCAGCTCTTTATTGATAAATTCCTTGATCTGTTAGAATTTAAGAACACTAAACACGTTTTTTCAGTTTTTCCAGCAGCAACCAGGGATATTTCGATACTTGTATCAAAAGAAATATTTTATTCTAAAATTAGAAATGAAATTAAAATGTTGAATTGCCCGATACTGGAAAACATAACTATTTTGGACGTTTATCAAGGAAAAGGTATACCTGAAGATATGAAAAGTATAACTTTAAGTCTAAGGTTTAGAAGTGAAGAAAAGACTTTATCTAATGAAGAAATAACCGAGTGGATAGAAAAAATAATAAAAAAATTGAAGGATAGCTTGGGCATTCAAATTAGAAGTGTAAATAATTAA
- the minD gene encoding septum site-determining protein MinD translates to MGKCIVVTSGKGGVGKTTTSANLGGGLASLGKSVLLADVDIGLRNLDIIMGLEKRIVYDVMDVMEGRCKIQQAIVKDKRLNSLYLLAASQIHDKSDLAELIDRFGEIIKGLKKEFDYVILDSPAGIEQGFMAASNFADEAIVVTTPEVTAVRDADRVIGLLEAKGIKDHYLILNRYRYSMVKSGNMLDVEDVLHILGIQLLGIVPEDPEIITFANRGELVVTSDLTNSGKAFQRISRRLIGEKVDFPSFEEDKGLFNKIKNFFKAKLGE, encoded by the coding sequence TTGGGGAAGTGTATAGTAGTAACTTCTGGTAAAGGTGGAGTTGGCAAAACTACTACTTCAGCTAATTTGGGTGGTGGGTTAGCAAGTCTTGGTAAATCTGTCCTTCTTGCTGACGTAGATATTGGCTTAAGAAATCTAGATATCATTATGGGACTTGAAAAAAGAATTGTTTATGATGTTATGGACGTAATGGAGGGAAGGTGTAAGATTCAGCAGGCTATTGTAAAGGACAAGAGGTTAAATTCACTGTATTTACTTGCTGCTTCCCAGATTCATGATAAATCAGATTTGGCAGAACTTATTGATAGATTTGGAGAAATAATAAAGGGTTTGAAGAAAGAATTTGATTATGTAATTTTGGATTCTCCAGCAGGTATTGAGCAGGGTTTTATGGCAGCTTCGAATTTTGCTGACGAAGCTATTGTGGTAACCACCCCTGAAGTTACTGCTGTTAGAGATGCTGATAGAGTGATAGGTTTGTTGGAAGCAAAAGGGATTAAAGATCATTATCTTATTTTGAATAGGTACAGATATTCTATGGTTAAATCAGGGAATATGCTTGACGTGGAAGATGTTTTGCACATTTTGGGAATTCAGTTATTGGGCATAGTTCCAGAAGACCCAGAGATTATAACCTTTGCCAATAGGGGGGAATTAGTTGTTACGTCTGATTTAACTAACTCGGGCAAGGCTTTTCAGAGAATTTCTAGAAGATTAATAGGAGAAAAGGTTGATTTTCCTTCCTTTGAAGAAGACAAAGGTCTGTTTAATAAGATTAAAAACTTTTTTAAGGCTAAGTTAGGAGAGTAA
- the minE gene encoding cell division topological specificity factor MinE: MGILDFLFKKSNRNSSIAKERLQFVLTFDRLSINPALQEKIREEIIQVIDKYMEIDKEAASVFVESNDSNISHLIVNIPLKRKR; the protein is encoded by the coding sequence GTGGGGATATTAGACTTTTTGTTTAAAAAAAGTAACAGAAATTCTTCAATTGCAAAAGAGAGATTACAATTTGTTTTGACTTTTGACAGATTGTCTATTAATCCTGCATTGCAAGAAAAGATTAGAGAAGAAATTATACAGGTAATCGATAAGTATATGGAAATAGATAAAGAAGCTGCAAGCGTTTTTGTCGAATCTAATGATTCAAATATAAGCCATCTTATCGTTAATATTCCACTCAAAAGAAAAAGATAA
- a CDS encoding ATP-dependent DNA helicase: MEKSKVLSIDSLYDLLEKKTDFEKRLDQINMSKLIYKGMGDCEITFIEAPTGIGKTYSSLIPSIVEIGLNSSKILYLTAKIVLQDQLIKKDLPNLHKIAEIDFKYGLIKGRSNYFCWLRFDEAMRTQGLIYQNDLDSIRNWARVSQEGDLNEYDDFLNYELKDVISVDYEDCPGRKCPYLLSGACHYFRLVNSLNDLDILVSNYHTFFFNLVNGSFPFNYDHILMDEAHHLPEILSSVCTRQISKNFLNYFLPRGFALKIVDREPEILSPVLNDLKFLENYVNNLKTLYENFFEELQGYCLDPKVNKGSKMVTFHDALSFLEKNGNEIIEVSKRILREFDEWEKFFQKVGTKGLADAKLKYYKKKIDFYALAISDFLSLNDYPNFSYSFFIEKGCLSIEPVYVNGIFKNFLDLQPPKSVTLYSATLTPDKKTFTYLENELGFKADNKMIYESVFNYKKQAKLIIPQNFDIDPKSSLFSTQVAYAIERILDDFGGHALVLFTSQKNLNETKKLIVSKKRKFRYLFQGEKPNIQLIEEFSNDSSSVLFGLNSFWEGIDVPGPSLSLLIIDRIPFPNPSDPMMIMREKNEGREVFNKSYLPSAKLSLRQGFGRLIRSKSDVGVFVILDFRILKWGFLELFRPCDILYMWEAELVRKFIWEGE; the protein is encoded by the coding sequence ATGGAAAAAAGTAAAGTGTTGTCTATTGATTCTTTGTATGATCTCTTGGAAAAGAAAACTGATTTTGAAAAAAGATTAGACCAGATAAATATGTCAAAATTAATTTACAAAGGCATGGGAGATTGTGAGATAACATTTATTGAGGCTCCAACTGGCATTGGAAAAACTTACTCTAGTTTAATACCATCTATAGTAGAGATAGGCTTAAATAGTTCAAAAATACTCTATCTTACTGCAAAAATTGTTTTGCAGGATCAGTTAATAAAGAAGGATTTGCCAAACTTGCATAAAATTGCTGAGATAGATTTTAAATATGGTCTAATTAAAGGAAGATCGAATTATTTTTGTTGGCTTCGATTTGATGAAGCCATGAGAACTCAAGGACTTATATATCAAAATGATTTGGATTCAATAAGAAATTGGGCAAGAGTCTCTCAGGAGGGAGATTTAAATGAATATGATGATTTTTTGAACTATGAATTAAAAGATGTAATAAGTGTGGATTATGAAGATTGTCCGGGCAGAAAATGTCCATATTTACTTAGTGGAGCATGCCACTATTTCAGGCTTGTTAATTCTTTAAACGATTTAGATATTTTAGTTTCTAATTATCACACGTTTTTTTTTAATTTAGTTAATGGTTCTTTCCCTTTTAATTACGATCATATTCTTATGGATGAGGCCCACCACTTGCCCGAAATTTTATCCAGTGTTTGTACAAGGCAGATTTCAAAAAACTTTCTAAACTATTTTTTGCCACGCGGTTTTGCTCTAAAAATTGTAGACAGAGAACCAGAAATTTTGTCCCCGGTTTTAAATGATTTAAAATTTCTGGAAAACTATGTTAATAATTTAAAAACTTTATATGAGAACTTTTTTGAGGAACTTCAGGGTTATTGTCTTGATCCAAAGGTAAATAAAGGTTCAAAAATGGTAACGTTTCATGATGCTTTGTCCTTTTTAGAGAAAAATGGCAACGAAATAATAGAGGTTTCAAAAAGGATTTTAAGAGAGTTTGATGAATGGGAGAAATTTTTTCAAAAGGTTGGCACCAAGGGCCTTGCTGATGCAAAACTAAAGTATTACAAAAAGAAAATTGATTTTTATGCTCTTGCTATTTCTGATTTTTTAAGCCTTAATGACTATCCTAATTTTTCGTATTCCTTTTTTATTGAGAAGGGTTGCCTCTCAATTGAGCCTGTTTATGTAAATGGGATTTTCAAAAATTTTTTAGACCTTCAACCCCCAAAATCTGTAACTTTATACTCTGCCACTCTAACTCCAGATAAAAAAACTTTTACTTATTTGGAGAATGAGCTTGGTTTTAAGGCTGACAACAAAATGATTTATGAGAGTGTATTTAATTATAAAAAACAGGCAAAGTTAATTATTCCTCAAAATTTTGATATTGATCCAAAATCTTCTCTTTTTTCAACACAGGTAGCATATGCAATTGAACGTATTCTCGATGATTTTGGAGGGCATGCTCTTGTTCTATTTACATCACAAAAAAATTTAAATGAAACAAAAAAATTAATAGTTTCAAAGAAGAGAAAGTTTAGATATCTTTTCCAGGGTGAGAAGCCAAATATCCAATTAATTGAAGAATTTTCGAATGATAGTTCATCTGTTTTGTTTGGACTTAATAGTTTTTGGGAAGGTATCGACGTTCCGGGTCCTTCTCTTTCACTTTTGATAATTGATAGGATACCCTTTCCTAATCCCAGTGATCCAATGATGATTATGAGAGAGAAGAATGAGGGAAGAGAAGTTTTTAACAAAAGTTATTTGCCAAGTGCGAAATTATCATTAAGACAGGGCTTTGGAAGGCTTATTAGAAGTAAAAGCGACGTGGGAGTTTTTGTTATTTTAGATTTTAGGATTTTAAAATGGGGGTTTTTGGAACTTTTTAGACCTTGTGATATTCTATATATGTGGGAAGCAGAATTAGTTAGAAAATTTATCTGGGAAGGTGAATAA
- a CDS encoding FtsW/RodA/SpoVE family cell cycle protein produces MLQKLKSILVIIDLKLFLMVTLLTVWGIVNIYSVTYSNVFLTGGNKYIFVIKQFLWYVISVFLMLIFSYIGERHIFENSRKIYFVGLFILLFTIVFGQVVLGSRRWLSLGPFSFQPSEFFKLLIAIHLSKIFSSQNKAYIIIFSSVVYSIIPFVIVSLQPDLGTALSILFLWLTGFMFYGFDLMVYLVFFVILISFFVYFFKLLLIILVPLLFYIFMRLRKRKITVCLILLFTVFSAISGPIGWNSLHTYQKERLLSFINPFQDPTGAGYHIIQSQAAVVSGGIFGKGFLNGTHTQLHFIPEQHTDFIFSAIVEEWGLIGGFLTILLEFLVVFRILKIGFEIKGYMGYFCVLWSFLLSFHTFVNVGMVLGMMPVTGIPLPFVSYGGTFLMTNFISLGLISNMYYHNRKWSFK; encoded by the coding sequence TTGCTTCAAAAACTAAAAAGCATACTCGTAATAATTGATCTTAAATTATTTCTTATGGTTACTTTACTGACTGTATGGGGCATTGTCAATATTTATAGCGTTACTTATTCTAATGTTTTTTTAACGGGTGGTAATAAGTACATATTTGTAATCAAACAATTTTTATGGTATGTGATTTCAGTTTTTCTTATGCTTATATTTTCGTATATAGGGGAAAGACATATATTTGAAAATTCCAGAAAGATATATTTTGTAGGACTTTTTATTTTGTTGTTTACAATTGTTTTTGGTCAGGTAGTGCTCGGATCAAGAAGATGGCTTTCATTAGGTCCATTTTCATTTCAGCCTTCTGAGTTCTTTAAACTCCTAATTGCTATACATCTATCAAAAATTTTTTCTTCTCAAAATAAGGCTTACATTATAATATTTAGTTCGGTTGTGTACTCAATAATTCCATTTGTAATTGTTTCTTTGCAACCAGATCTTGGAACTGCTTTATCTATTTTGTTTTTGTGGCTTACAGGTTTTATGTTTTATGGTTTTGATCTGATGGTTTATCTAGTTTTTTTTGTTATCTTAATATCCTTTTTTGTTTATTTTTTTAAATTATTATTAATCATATTAGTTCCTCTTTTGTTTTATATATTTATGCGACTAAGAAAAAGAAAAATTACAGTTTGTTTAATTTTGCTTTTTACAGTATTTTCTGCTATTTCTGGCCCTATAGGGTGGAATTCTTTACATACTTATCAAAAGGAAAGGTTATTATCTTTTATAAATCCATTCCAAGATCCAACTGGTGCTGGTTATCATATTATTCAATCACAGGCAGCTGTTGTATCTGGGGGAATATTTGGAAAAGGTTTTTTAAACGGAACACATACTCAACTCCACTTTATTCCTGAGCAACATACTGATTTTATTTTTAGCGCCATTGTTGAAGAATGGGGATTAATAGGTGGATTTTTAACAATATTATTAGAATTTTTAGTGGTTTTTAGAATTCTTAAGATTGGATTTGAAATAAAAGGATATATGGGTTATTTTTGTGTGTTGTGGTCGTTTTTGCTCTCTTTCCACACGTTTGTAAACGTAGGAATGGTTTTGGGTATGATGCCGGTAACAGGTATTCCCTTGCCGTTCGTCTCTTATGGTGGGACTTTTTTAATGACAAACTTTATTTCCTTAGGTTTAATAAGCAATATGTATTATCATAATAGAAAATGGTCTTTTAAATGA
- the pheS gene encoding phenylalanine--tRNA ligase subunit alpha produces MEEIERASSSQEVLKIYSKYLGRKGLINELFTKMKDLAPDEKKKMGIELNSIKAFINEVRDKKLKMIKEREIYNNLSKVKIDNSLPGDCRNVGTLHPLTKVIDKIINIFVGIGYSIFEGPEIESDYYNFEALNIPKDHPAREMQDSFYLSNDFLLRTHTSPVQIRAMQSLRPPIRIIAPGKTYRRDAKDSRHSPVFHQVEGLAIGKRITFANLKGTLEYFAKSFFGEKCEIQFRPSYFPFTEPSAEVDIKCIFCEGKGCTICSHTGWLEVLGAGMVHPNVLRNVGYDPEEWQGFAFGMGPERLAMLKYSINDIRMFYDNDIRFIHSFIGS; encoded by the coding sequence ATGGAAGAGATAGAAAGAGCTTCTTCCAGCCAAGAAGTATTGAAAATATATTCAAAATACCTTGGAAGAAAAGGTTTAATTAATGAGCTTTTTACCAAAATGAAAGATTTAGCTCCAGATGAAAAGAAAAAAATGGGAATAGAGCTAAATAGTATTAAAGCTTTTATAAATGAAGTACGAGACAAAAAACTAAAAATGATTAAAGAACGCGAAATCTATAATAATTTATCAAAAGTAAAAATTGACAATTCTTTACCAGGTGATTGTAGAAACGTTGGTACTCTACATCCATTAACGAAAGTAATTGATAAAATTATAAACATATTTGTTGGTATCGGTTATTCAATATTTGAAGGGCCTGAAATAGAAAGTGATTATTATAACTTCGAGGCCTTAAATATACCCAAAGACCATCCCGCAAGAGAAATGCAAGACTCATTTTATCTATCAAATGATTTTTTGTTAAGAACTCATACATCGCCTGTTCAAATTAGGGCAATGCAATCATTAAGGCCTCCAATCAGGATAATTGCGCCCGGTAAAACTTACAGGAGAGATGCAAAGGATTCAAGACATTCTCCTGTATTTCACCAAGTGGAAGGCTTGGCTATTGGAAAAAGAATTACATTTGCTAATCTAAAAGGAACATTAGAATATTTTGCCAAATCTTTCTTTGGTGAAAAATGCGAAATACAGTTTAGGCCTAGTTATTTTCCATTTACCGAACCAAGCGCAGAGGTTGACATAAAGTGTATTTTCTGCGAGGGGAAAGGGTGTACCATCTGTAGTCATACTGGCTGGTTGGAAGTATTGGGAGCTGGAATGGTTCATCCAAATGTATTAAGAAACGTAGGTTATGACCCTGAAGAGTGGCAGGGTTTTGCTTTTGGGATGGGGCCTGAAAGATTAGCAATGCTTAAATATTCTATAAACGATATAAGGATGTTTTATGATAATGATATAAGGTTCATTCATTCTTTTATTGGAAGCTAG